Proteins encoded within one genomic window of Actinoplanes octamycinicus:
- a CDS encoding chorismate-binding protein, which produces MVHAQGSVDHSPAPPPGAPPAAPTACHARHHALRVFRWHRGDSGDPAELLTGFLAANGLAVRNLGRSADKSRPDGHSDICGASLYVSADAGCVMINATPGGPTPVPVVPDVYAVVWVHADRGAPGSPQHGTGWQLGPWRASWTPDEHAGAIDQVRAAIGRGDVYQVNVVGHAAAPYVGNPTAALRRVAALPGARYGGVLADPEGRWALATASPETLVEVRDGRVLTRPIKGTRPATEAGRRELLASAKERAEHVMIVDLERNDLARLPGTGPVRVDELFAVRQWCGLWQAESVVSAALDGDVGLADLLRAVCPGGSVTGAPKLAALDQIAALEPVGRGVSMGALGWIGHDHLDLGLSIRTVAVDGERVHAWAGGGITADSDPQAEVAEAAAKAGPLRAALRDADTAGA; this is translated from the coding sequence ATGGTCCACGCCCAGGGGTCTGTCGACCACTCTCCGGCACCTCCTCCCGGTGCTCCGCCGGCGGCTCCGACCGCCTGCCATGCCCGTCACCATGCGTTACGTGTCTTCCGGTGGCACCGGGGTGATTCCGGTGACCCTGCCGAGCTTCTGACCGGGTTCCTCGCCGCCAACGGACTAGCGGTGCGAAACCTCGGCCGTTCGGCTGACAAATCTCGGCCGGATGGCCATTCCGATATCTGTGGAGCGTCGCTCTACGTGTCCGCGGATGCCGGATGCGTGATGATCAACGCCACTCCTGGCGGCCCCACTCCGGTCCCCGTCGTCCCCGACGTGTACGCCGTCGTCTGGGTACACGCCGACCGGGGTGCCCCCGGTTCACCCCAGCATGGAACCGGCTGGCAACTCGGCCCGTGGCGGGCCAGCTGGACGCCGGACGAGCACGCCGGGGCGATTGACCAGGTCCGCGCGGCGATCGGGCGGGGCGACGTGTACCAGGTCAACGTCGTCGGGCACGCGGCTGCTCCGTACGTCGGAAATCCGACCGCGGCCCTGCGGCGCGTCGCGGCCCTGCCCGGCGCGCGATACGGCGGGGTCCTGGCCGACCCGGAAGGGCGGTGGGCGCTCGCCACCGCCTCGCCGGAGACCCTCGTCGAGGTCCGCGACGGCCGGGTGCTGACCCGGCCGATCAAGGGCACCCGGCCGGCCACCGAGGCGGGCCGCCGGGAACTGCTCGCCTCCGCCAAGGAACGCGCCGAGCACGTCATGATCGTCGACCTGGAGCGCAACGACCTGGCCCGGCTGCCCGGCACCGGCCCGGTGCGCGTCGACGAACTGTTCGCGGTCCGCCAGTGGTGTGGTCTGTGGCAGGCCGAATCGGTCGTCTCCGCGGCCCTCGACGGCGACGTCGGGCTCGCCGACCTGCTCCGCGCGGTCTGCCCAGGTGGCAGCGTCACCGGAGCGCCCAAGCTCGCCGCGCTCGACCAGATCGCCGCCCTGGAGCCGGTGGGCCGCGGGGTGAGCATGGGCGCCCTGGGCTGGATCGGTCACGACCACCTCGACCTGGGGCTGAGCATCCGGACCGTGGCGGTCGACGGCGAGCGGGTGCACGCCTGGGCCGGCGGCGGGATCACCGCGGACAGCGACCCGCAGGCCGAGGTCGCCGAGGCGGCCGCCAAGGCCGGGCCGCTGCGCGCGGCGCTGCGGGACGCGGACACAGCCGGCGCATAG
- a CDS encoding DUF5999 family protein produces the protein MCQHRIPCPPADAIDREAAKTVATFCEQGWSLLCNGVIVFEDTGELLPDGTTIEPHRGPAVHALAA, from the coding sequence ATGTGCCAGCACCGAATCCCCTGCCCTCCAGCCGATGCCATCGATCGCGAAGCCGCCAAGACCGTGGCGACCTTCTGCGAACAGGGCTGGAGCCTGCTCTGCAACGGCGTCATCGTTTTCGAGGACACCGGCGAGCTCCTGCCGGACGGCACGACCATCGAGCCGCACCGCGGTCCGGCGGTCCACGCCCTCGCAGCGTAA
- the gcvP gene encoding aminomethyl-transferring glycine dehydrogenase yields the protein MTSSFTHRHIGPQADEQAEMLKAVGYESLDQLMDAAIPESIRFHGSLDLPAGIGEEETIAELRAIAARNTLVTPMIGLGYYGTHTPAVIKRNVLENPAWYTAYTPYQPEISQGRLEALLNFQTMVTDLTGLTTANASMLDEATAVAEAMTLARRASKVKSSVYAVDADTFPQTLAVLRTRAEPLGIEVKLVDLDRDEELPEEFFGLHLQYPGASGAVRDHAALVEAAHAKGALVTVAADLLALTLLRAPGEIGADIAAGTTQRFGVPLGFGGPHAGYLAVRSGLERSLPGRLVGVSKDADGAPAYRLALQTREQHIRREKATSNICTAQVLLAVMASMYAVYHGPAGLRAIAKRTHDHALTLAGSLTAAGVEVAHQAFFDTVTAVVPGRAEQIVAAAAANGVDLRLVDADRVSISTDETTTAAHVETVLAAFGATVAEPATCGAKPLARTSDYLHHPVFNTHHSETSMLRYLRKLSDRDYALDRGMIPLGSCTMKLNATTEMEAVTWPEFANIHPFAPASQTEGYEHLVAQLEGWLAEITGYDAVSVQPNAGSQGELAGLLAIRSYHRARGDVHRDVCLIPSSAHGTNAASAVMAGMRVVVVACDENGNVDLTDLAAKIEKHRDALAAIMVTYPSTHGVYETGIAELCERVHEAGGQVYVDGANLNALVGFAKPGKFGADVSHLNLHKTFCIPHGGGGPGVGPVAVRAHLADFLPGNPLEAGDHHAVSAAAHGSAGILPISWAYVRMMGPDGLAHATATAVLAANYVAARLREHYPVLYAGEHGLVAHECILDLRPITKATGVSVDDVAKRLIDYGFHAPTMSFPVAGTLMVEPTESEDLAELDRFCDAMIAIKGEIDQVAAGTWPKDDNPLANAPHTASAVTADEWSHPYPRSVAGFPEGVDRTAKYWPPVRRIDGAYGDRNLVCSCPSPEAFES from the coding sequence ATGACCTCGTCATTCACCCACCGCCACATCGGCCCGCAGGCCGATGAGCAGGCGGAGATGCTCAAGGCGGTCGGGTACGAGTCGCTCGATCAGCTGATGGACGCCGCGATCCCGGAGTCGATCCGGTTCCACGGCTCCCTCGACCTGCCGGCCGGCATCGGCGAGGAGGAGACGATCGCCGAGCTGCGCGCCATCGCGGCGCGCAACACCCTGGTCACCCCGATGATCGGTCTCGGCTACTACGGCACCCACACGCCCGCGGTGATCAAGCGGAACGTGCTGGAGAACCCGGCGTGGTACACGGCCTACACGCCGTACCAGCCGGAGATCAGCCAGGGCCGCCTGGAGGCCCTGCTGAACTTCCAGACCATGGTGACCGACCTCACCGGGCTCACCACGGCGAACGCGTCGATGCTCGACGAGGCCACCGCGGTCGCGGAGGCCATGACGCTCGCGCGCCGCGCGTCCAAGGTCAAGAGTTCGGTGTACGCGGTGGACGCCGACACCTTCCCGCAGACTCTGGCCGTGCTGCGCACCCGGGCCGAACCGCTGGGCATCGAGGTCAAGCTGGTCGACCTGGACCGCGACGAGGAGCTGCCCGAGGAGTTCTTCGGCCTGCACCTGCAGTACCCGGGCGCGTCCGGCGCGGTCCGCGACCACGCCGCCCTGGTCGAGGCCGCGCACGCCAAGGGTGCCCTGGTCACGGTCGCCGCCGACCTGCTGGCGCTGACGCTGCTGCGGGCGCCGGGCGAGATCGGGGCGGACATCGCGGCCGGTACGACGCAGCGCTTCGGCGTACCTCTCGGTTTCGGTGGCCCGCACGCCGGCTACCTGGCGGTGCGCAGCGGTCTGGAGCGCAGCCTGCCCGGCCGCCTGGTCGGGGTGTCCAAGGACGCCGACGGCGCGCCCGCCTACCGGCTCGCGCTGCAGACCCGCGAGCAGCACATCCGCCGGGAGAAGGCGACCAGCAACATCTGCACCGCGCAGGTCCTGCTGGCCGTGATGGCCAGCATGTACGCGGTCTACCACGGCCCGGCCGGCCTGCGCGCCATCGCCAAGCGGACGCACGACCACGCGTTGACCCTGGCCGGCAGCCTCACCGCGGCCGGCGTCGAGGTCGCCCACCAGGCGTTCTTCGACACCGTCACGGCCGTCGTGCCGGGCCGCGCCGAGCAGATCGTGGCGGCCGCCGCGGCGAACGGCGTGGACCTGCGCCTGGTCGACGCCGACCGGGTGTCGATCTCCACCGACGAGACCACCACGGCGGCGCACGTCGAGACCGTCCTGGCGGCGTTCGGGGCCACCGTCGCCGAGCCGGCCACCTGCGGCGCCAAGCCGCTCGCCCGGACCAGCGACTACCTGCACCACCCGGTGTTCAACACCCACCACTCCGAGACGAGCATGCTGCGCTACCTGCGCAAGCTCTCCGACCGGGACTACGCCCTGGACCGCGGCATGATCCCGCTGGGCTCGTGCACGATGAAGCTGAACGCCACCACCGAGATGGAGGCGGTCACCTGGCCGGAGTTCGCGAACATCCACCCGTTCGCCCCGGCGTCGCAGACCGAGGGGTACGAGCACCTGGTCGCCCAGCTGGAGGGCTGGCTCGCCGAGATCACCGGGTACGACGCGGTCAGCGTCCAGCCGAACGCCGGCTCCCAGGGCGAGCTGGCCGGCCTGCTCGCGATCCGCAGCTACCACCGCGCGCGCGGGGACGTGCACCGCGACGTCTGCCTGATCCCGTCGTCGGCGCACGGCACGAACGCGGCCAGCGCCGTCATGGCCGGGATGCGGGTCGTCGTGGTCGCCTGCGACGAGAACGGCAACGTCGACCTGACCGACCTGGCCGCCAAGATCGAGAAGCACCGGGACGCGCTGGCCGCGATCATGGTGACCTACCCGTCCACCCACGGCGTCTACGAGACCGGCATCGCCGAGCTGTGCGAGCGGGTCCACGAGGCCGGCGGCCAGGTCTACGTCGACGGGGCGAACCTGAACGCCCTGGTCGGTTTCGCCAAGCCGGGCAAGTTCGGCGCGGACGTCTCGCACCTGAACCTGCACAAGACGTTCTGCATCCCGCACGGCGGCGGTGGCCCCGGCGTCGGCCCGGTCGCGGTCCGCGCCCACCTCGCCGACTTCCTGCCCGGCAACCCCCTGGAGGCCGGCGACCACCACGCCGTCTCGGCCGCCGCGCACGGCTCGGCCGGCATCCTGCCGATCTCCTGGGCGTACGTGCGGATGATGGGCCCGGACGGGCTGGCCCACGCCACCGCCACCGCGGTGCTCGCCGCCAACTACGTGGCCGCCCGGCTGCGCGAGCACTACCCGGTGCTCTACGCGGGCGAGCACGGCCTGGTGGCGCACGAGTGCATCCTGGATCTGCGGCCGATCACCAAGGCCACCGGCGTCTCCGTGGACGACGTGGCGAAACGGCTGATCGACTACGGCTTCCACGCGCCGACCATGTCGTTCCCGGTGGCGGGCACCCTGATGGTGGAGCCGACCGAGAGCGAGGACCTCGCCGAGCTGGACCGGTTCTGCGACGCGATGATCGCGATCAAGGGCGAGATCGACCAGGTCGCCGCGGGCACCTGGCCCAAGGACGACAACCCGCTGGCGAACGCGCCGCACACCGCCTCGGCGGTCACCGCGGACGAGTGGTCGCACCCGTACCCGCGGTCGGTGGCCGGCTTCCCGGAGGGCGTCGACCGGACGGCGAAGTACTGGCCGCCGGTGCGCCGCATCGACGGGGCTTACGGGGACCGGAACCTGGTCTGCTCCTGCCCCTCGCCGGAAGCCTTCGAGAGCTGA